One stretch of Candidatus Bathyarchaeia archaeon DNA includes these proteins:
- the uvrA gene encoding excinuclease ABC subunit UvrA, producing the protein MRDSISVRGAREHNLKNIDLDLPRNKLIVITGLSGSGKSTLAFDTIYAEGQRRYVESLSAYARQFLGLMDKPDVDSIDGLSPAISIEQKSTSKNPRSTVGTVTEIYDYLRLLFARVGTHHCPKCGSSIRPQSPENITSLIMAEKGKTLVFLAPVIRGMKGTHEQVLDDLKKQGFTKIRVDQKIYDSDTVKDEVKLVRYEKHWIEAVIDTVTIDDEERSRIAEAVEQALQTGKGTMIVIDAADANAEQKRELERFQGENLYSTFGACPNHPEIVFESLEPRMFSFNSPWGACPTCHGLGEISEVSADLVIPDKTKSIMDGALAVYGKMELTWRAQQLMVVGDKYGFDLFTPIKDLTEKQLQILLYGDREPINGNWSNGSNMWMREGWEGVIPQTMRLYKQTESEWRKEDIEKFMKSRVCNTCHGKRLQPIVLAVHIAGKSIIDVTDLSIEQAVEFFKTLPEYLNEKEMTIAKQVLKEINERLGFLKNVGLGYLSLSRAARTLSGGEAQRIRLATQIGSNLMGVLYILDEPSIGLHQRDNTKLISTLHRLRDLGNTLIVVEHDEETIRSADYVVDIGPGAGVHGGHVVAEGSPQEIMQNKRSLTGKYLSGELQIEVPSERRNPVDFMVLSGAAENNLKNLSLKLPLGVLCGVTGVSGSGKSTLMNQTVMPRLRERFGERVDKVGKHDYLITPSFVKNVIVIDQDPIGRTPRSNPATYTKLFDEIRKLFAATKEAKARGYSPGRFSFNVKGGRCETCQGDGVLRIEMNFLPDVYVQCSDCKGKRYNKETLAVQYKGKNIAEVLDMTVEEAAKFFENMPVLARRLQTLLDVGLGYIKLGQSSTTLSGGESQRIKITRELSKNKSGHVVYMLDEPTTGLHFDDTKRLIRVLNRLVEKGNTVYVIEHNLDVIKSCDYLLDLGPEGGEAGGRLIAQGTPEEVAENEESFTGQFLQKILNPPVVQVMEAVAKLPHDSYS; encoded by the coding sequence ATGAGAGACAGCATATCCGTTCGAGGTGCGCGAGAGCATAACCTCAAAAACATCGACTTGGACCTGCCACGCAACAAGCTAATCGTGATTACGGGCTTGTCGGGTTCAGGGAAAAGTACGTTGGCGTTTGACACGATTTATGCGGAGGGGCAACGTCGCTATGTGGAGAGCCTCAGCGCGTATGCTCGGCAGTTTCTGGGTTTGATGGATAAGCCCGATGTGGACTCCATTGACGGTTTGTCGCCTGCCATCAGCATTGAGCAGAAGAGTACAAGCAAGAACCCCCGCAGCACCGTGGGCACGGTCACTGAAATCTACGATTACCTCCGCCTGCTTTTTGCCCGTGTGGGCACGCATCACTGTCCCAAATGTGGCAGCAGCATCCGCCCCCAAAGCCCCGAAAACATCACCAGCCTCATCATGGCAGAAAAAGGCAAAACCCTCGTTTTCCTTGCGCCCGTCATCCGCGGCATGAAAGGCACTCATGAGCAGGTTTTGGATGACCTTAAGAAGCAGGGGTTCACCAAAATCCGCGTGGACCAAAAAATCTACGACTCCGACACCGTCAAGGATGAGGTGAAGCTGGTCCGCTACGAGAAGCACTGGATAGAAGCCGTCATCGACACCGTCACAATCGACGATGAGGAACGCAGCCGCATAGCCGAAGCCGTCGAACAAGCACTGCAAACGGGCAAAGGCACCATGATTGTCATTGACGCTGCAGACGCAAACGCGGAGCAGAAACGGGAGCTGGAGCGGTTCCAAGGCGAAAACCTCTACAGCACCTTTGGCGCGTGCCCCAACCACCCTGAAATCGTGTTCGAAAGCCTTGAGCCCCGCATGTTCAGCTTCAACTCGCCCTGGGGTGCCTGCCCAACCTGCCACGGACTGGGAGAAATCAGCGAAGTCTCCGCTGACCTCGTCATCCCCGACAAAACCAAATCCATAATGGACGGCGCATTGGCGGTTTACGGCAAAATGGAGCTCACCTGGCGGGCACAGCAACTCATGGTGGTCGGCGACAAGTACGGCTTTGACCTGTTCACGCCCATTAAGGACCTCACAGAGAAGCAACTGCAAATCCTTCTTTACGGCGACCGCGAACCCATCAACGGCAACTGGTCCAACGGCAGCAACATGTGGATGCGGGAAGGCTGGGAAGGCGTCATCCCCCAGACAATGCGGCTCTACAAGCAGACTGAAAGTGAATGGCGCAAAGAAGACATCGAGAAATTCATGAAAAGCCGCGTCTGCAACACCTGCCACGGCAAACGCCTCCAACCCATCGTGCTGGCAGTGCACATAGCCGGCAAAAGCATCATCGACGTGACGGATTTGTCGATTGAGCAGGCGGTGGAGTTCTTCAAGACGCTCCCCGAGTATTTGAACGAGAAAGAAATGACCATCGCCAAACAAGTCCTCAAAGAAATCAACGAACGTCTGGGCTTCCTCAAAAACGTGGGGTTGGGTTATTTGTCGCTTTCACGGGCAGCACGGACATTGTCGGGTGGGGAGGCGCAGCGCATTCGTCTTGCCACCCAGATTGGCAGCAACCTCATGGGCGTCCTCTACATCCTCGACGAGCCCAGCATTGGCCTGCACCAGCGTGACAACACCAAACTCATCAGCACCCTGCACAGGCTAAGAGACTTGGGCAACACGCTCATCGTGGTGGAGCATGATGAGGAAACCATCCGCAGCGCCGACTACGTCGTCGACATTGGCCCAGGCGCGGGCGTCCACGGCGGACACGTCGTCGCCGAAGGCTCCCCACAAGAAATCATGCAAAACAAACGCAGCCTAACCGGCAAATACCTAAGCGGAGAGCTGCAAATCGAGGTGCCCTCCGAGCGGCGCAACCCCGTGGACTTCATGGTTCTATCGGGTGCCGCAGAGAATAACCTCAAGAACCTCTCCCTTAAGCTTCCTTTGGGTGTTTTGTGTGGGGTGACGGGGGTTTCGGGTTCAGGCAAAAGCACGCTTATGAACCAAACCGTTATGCCGCGGCTTAGGGAGCGGTTTGGGGAACGCGTCGACAAAGTCGGCAAACACGACTACCTCATCACCCCCAGCTTCGTAAAAAACGTCATCGTCATCGACCAAGACCCCATCGGCAGAACACCACGCAGCAACCCCGCCACCTACACAAAACTGTTTGACGAAATTCGCAAACTCTTCGCAGCAACCAAAGAAGCCAAAGCACGCGGCTACAGCCCCGGCAGATTCAGCTTCAACGTGAAGGGAGGCAGATGCGAAACCTGCCAAGGCGACGGCGTTCTGCGCATCGAAATGAACTTTTTGCCCGATGTTTACGTGCAGTGCAGTGACTGCAAAGGCAAGCGCTATAACAAGGAGACCCTCGCCGTCCAGTATAAGGGCAAAAACATCGCCGAAGTGCTGGACATGACGGTGGAGGAAGCCGCCAAATTCTTCGAAAACATGCCCGTCCTGGCACGGCGGCTACAGACGCTGCTGGACGTGGGGCTGGGCTACATTAAACTGGGACAAAGCAGCACGACGTTGTCGGGCGGGGAGAGCCAACGCATCAAAATCACCCGCGAACTCAGCAAAAACAAAAGTGGACACGTGGTGTACATGTTGGATGAGCCGACGACGGGGCTGCATTTTGACGACACCAAACGTCTCATCCGAGTACTCAACCGCCTGGTGGAGAAGGGCAACACGGTCTACGTCATCGAACACAACCTTGATGTCATAAAAAGCTGTGATTACCTGTTGGATTTGGGTCCTGAAGGCGGCGAAGCAGGCGGCAGGCTCATCGCGCAGGGCACCCCCGAGGAAGTGGCGGAGAATGAGGAGTCGTTTACGGGGCAGTTTTTACAGAAAATTCTAAATCCGCCCGTGGTGCAAGTTATGGAAGCAGTGGCGAAGCTGCCTCATGATTCCTATAGCTGA
- the uvrC gene encoding excinuclease ABC subunit UvrC yields MIPIADASEFKSSDIPRCPGVYLYRDEQGEILYIGKAKNLRSRVKSYFSNGDKPAKTRRLVSLIRQIDWVLVNNEVEALLLENKLIKQHTPKYNINLKDAKTYAYIAFTREPYPRVLTSRKVSRKLESFGPYTDGYTRQDLQRLVVRVFKLRTCRKMPKRACLNFHIGLCSAPCISNVSLEGYAGQVEQARAFLGGNYEDTIKVLLAQMQQSSQNQHYERALELRNQIASIRLLTQRQIVDNERRFDQDVMVFRRVGEKVRAVQMGVRKGVLLGKKEFSVDLQPQVEQELLKAFYASNQIPREILLNAPCWEGTVEKAALEEFLCSKRGGAVSLTVPKRGDKLGLVRLAEKNLESTLEEDSALVDLQNTLNLPTVPHVVECFDISNLGQEHVVSGMVRFTDAKPDRKNYRKFKIKTVTGQDDFASMAEVVTRRYKRLQEENASLPDLVVVDGGPGQVAAAKSALTTLGLQVPLIGLAKEHEEIYVPDDPAPLQFNKNSRMMLFLRKVRDETHRYSLGYNLKRREMKLRDEFKK; encoded by the coding sequence ATGATTCCTATAGCTGATGCCTCCGAGTTCAAAAGCAGTGACATACCCCGATGCCCAGGGGTGTACCTGTACCGCGACGAGCAAGGGGAAATTCTCTACATAGGCAAAGCCAAGAACCTGCGTAGCCGCGTCAAAAGCTACTTCTCCAACGGCGATAAGCCCGCCAAAACGCGGCGGCTGGTTTCGCTTATTCGCCAAATTGACTGGGTGCTGGTCAACAATGAGGTCGAAGCGCTACTGTTGGAGAACAAGCTCATCAAGCAGCACACACCTAAATACAACATTAACTTGAAAGACGCCAAAACCTACGCCTACATCGCCTTCACCCGTGAACCCTACCCCAGAGTTTTGACCAGCCGCAAAGTCAGCCGCAAACTGGAGTCGTTTGGTCCCTACACCGACGGCTACACCCGCCAAGACCTCCAGCGCCTCGTGGTTCGGGTTTTTAAGCTGCGTACCTGCCGCAAAATGCCAAAACGGGCATGCCTAAACTTCCACATCGGTTTATGCTCGGCGCCCTGTATCAGTAACGTTAGCTTGGAGGGGTATGCGGGGCAGGTGGAGCAGGCACGGGCTTTTTTGGGCGGCAACTATGAGGACACCATCAAGGTGCTTTTGGCGCAGATGCAGCAATCCAGCCAAAACCAGCATTATGAGCGGGCACTGGAGCTTCGCAACCAAATCGCCTCCATTCGGCTCCTGACGCAGCGGCAAATCGTGGATAACGAGCGGCGGTTTGACCAGGATGTGATGGTTTTTCGGCGGGTTGGCGAGAAGGTGCGGGCGGTGCAGATGGGGGTGCGCAAAGGCGTTTTGCTGGGTAAGAAGGAGTTTTCGGTGGATTTGCAGCCGCAGGTGGAGCAGGAGCTTTTGAAGGCGTTTTATGCATCGAATCAGATTCCCCGCGAAATCCTGCTCAACGCACCCTGCTGGGAAGGGACAGTGGAGAAGGCGGCGTTAGAGGAGTTTTTGTGCTCAAAGCGAGGCGGCGCAGTTTCGCTTACGGTTCCTAAGCGGGGGGACAAGTTGGGGCTGGTGCGGTTGGCGGAGAAGAACCTTGAATCCACGCTGGAAGAGGACAGCGCATTGGTTGACCTGCAAAACACGCTAAACTTGCCGACGGTGCCGCATGTGGTGGAGTGCTTTGACATCTCCAACCTTGGACAAGAACACGTCGTCTCAGGCATGGTACGCTTCACCGACGCCAAACCTGACCGCAAAAACTACCGCAAATTCAAAATCAAAACCGTCACCGGACAAGACGACTTCGCCTCCATGGCAGAAGTGGTCACCCGAAGATACAAGCGGTTGCAGGAGGAGAATGCTTCTTTGCCTGACTTGGTGGTTGTGGATGGGGGCCCGGGGCAGGTTGCCGCCGCCAAATCCGCCCTCACCACGCTTGGGCTACAGGTGCCGCTTATCGGGTTAGCCAAAGAGCACGAAGAAATCTACGTACCCGACGACCCCGCGCCGCTGCAGTTTAACAAGAACAGCCGTATGATGCTTTTCCTGCGCAAAGTCCGCGACGAAACCCACCGCTACAGCCTAGGCTACAACCTGAAGCGCAGGGAGATGAAGCTACGGGACGAATTTAAAAAATAG
- a CDS encoding rubredoxin-like domain-containing protein — translation MPKFGKPVWQHVFEAAKDLKMPTFSPNDIIAKVHETNPEIPSVTIRSYVLAMAPNHPFSEHWHSTRKLHGAFEYLGDGRFQIKEKGEAGKPAETHEAKRRLWYCFQCGYIAYREAPPMVCPVCKAKRKMFKEIKTRVALTG, via the coding sequence GTGCCCAAATTTGGTAAGCCAGTCTGGCAACATGTTTTTGAAGCTGCCAAAGATTTGAAGATGCCGACGTTCTCGCCTAATGACATAATTGCAAAGGTGCATGAGACAAATCCCGAAATTCCATCTGTTACGATACGTTCTTACGTTCTTGCTATGGCACCCAATCACCCGTTCAGTGAGCATTGGCATTCAACTCGCAAACTGCACGGCGCGTTTGAATATTTAGGAGACGGGCGATTCCAAATTAAAGAAAAAGGTGAGGCGGGAAAACCTGCAGAAACGCACGAAGCCAAAAGGAGGCTTTGGTATTGCTTCCAGTGCGGCTACATCGCCTACAGAGAAGCCCCGCCGATGGTTTGTCCAGTCTGCAAGGCAAAAAGGAAAATGTTCAAGGAAATAAAAACGCGCGTAGCCCTCACTGGATAG
- a CDS encoding GyrI-like domain-containing protein translates to MDKIDYKKEFKSLYSPPSKEVAAVDVPAFNFIMVDGKGDPNTSQEYREAVEALFTVSYALKFMVKKGEPAVDYGVLPLEGLWWAEEMNSFATGDKASWMWTAMIMQPKFVTNSLLREAVKQTKKKKDLPAVGKLRFEAFKEGLSAQIMHIGPYSAEKTTIEKIHNYIQTNGYEFNGKHHEIYLGDPRKAAPEKMKTILRQPIKKK, encoded by the coding sequence TTGGATAAAATTGACTACAAGAAAGAGTTCAAAAGCCTCTACAGCCCGCCTTCGAAAGAGGTTGCGGCGGTTGATGTCCCCGCCTTCAACTTTATCATGGTGGACGGCAAAGGCGACCCCAACACCTCACAAGAGTATCGCGAAGCCGTCGAAGCCTTGTTCACCGTTTCTTATGCGCTCAAGTTCATGGTGAAGAAAGGTGAGCCTGCCGTGGATTATGGGGTGTTACCGCTTGAGGGGCTGTGGTGGGCTGAGGAAATGAACAGCTTCGCCACTGGAGATAAGGCGTCTTGGATGTGGACAGCCATGATAATGCAACCCAAATTCGTTACCAACTCACTGCTCCGTGAGGCAGTTAAACAGACCAAGAAAAAGAAGGACCTTCCTGCTGTGGGTAAGCTGCGGTTTGAAGCATTCAAAGAGGGTCTATCAGCGCAAATCATGCATATTGGTCCATATTCCGCGGAGAAAACCACCATCGAAAAAATCCACAACTACATCCAAACCAACGGCTACGAATTCAACGGCAAACACCACGAAATCTACCTTGGCGACCCCCGAAAAGCCGCGCCTGAAAAAATGAAAACCATCCTGAGGCAACCGATAAAGAAAAAATAG
- a CDS encoding flavodoxin domain-containing protein: MNPVIIYFSRGGNTRKVAEAMAEELKIRPIDVKKETPDVSNTDLLIIGSGTYGGKPGEELVAYLENLKQVTGKRAACFSSCAGDATKTLAAMKEILNTKGYTVVDCFSCFGKFAGLTKRGHPSEEEIAQAREFARQLISSS; the protein is encoded by the coding sequence ATGAACCCGGTTATAATCTATTTTTCTCGGGGTGGAAACACACGCAAAGTCGCAGAGGCTATGGCTGAGGAACTCAAAATCAGGCCAATTGATGTGAAGAAAGAAACCCCTGACGTAAGCAATACCGATTTGTTGATTATAGGAAGTGGCACCTACGGAGGAAAACCCGGCGAAGAACTTGTCGCATACCTTGAAAACTTGAAGCAAGTTACTGGGAAGCGGGCTGCGTGTTTCTCTAGTTGCGCAGGAGACGCAACAAAAACACTTGCAGCCATGAAAGAAATTTTGAACACGAAAGGCTACACAGTGGTTGACTGCTTCAGCTGTTTTGGAAAATTCGCGGGATTAACAAAAAGAGGGCACCCGTCAGAGGAAGAGATAGCGCAGGCAAGAGAATTCGCCAGACAACTCATCAGTTCAAGCTAA
- a CDS encoding type II toxin-antitoxin system VapC family toxin yields the protein MARRHEIVVDSSVVVKWFSKESKSVEALNLLDAYTQGSLELVVAEILFCEVGNALRYKPDFDAQKWKKALTQLFNLNMKVVQLTQDLALRTGEIGYECEVTFYDALPVVIAENKKTVCITADEKTQYKKLQTKGHPVELL from the coding sequence ATGGCGAGACGCCACGAAATAGTTGTAGACTCATCAGTGGTGGTTAAATGGTTCAGCAAAGAGTCAAAATCGGTTGAAGCCCTAAACCTGTTAGACGCCTACACACAAGGCTCCCTTGAATTAGTCGTCGCAGAGATTCTTTTCTGCGAAGTCGGCAACGCCCTTCGATACAAACCCGACTTCGATGCCCAAAAATGGAAAAAAGCCCTCACCCAACTATTCAACCTGAACATGAAAGTTGTCCAACTAACCCAAGATCTTGCATTGAGGACAGGGGAGATAGGCTACGAATGCGAAGTAACGTTTTATGACGCTTTGCCTGTTGTCATCGCGGAAAACAAAAAAACTGTCTGCATCACAGCTGACGAAAAGACGCAGTACAAAAAACTTCAGACAAAAGGGCACCCCGTCGAACTCCTGTGA
- a CDS encoding sugar porter family MFS transporter codes for MSGTKQKITFILLIAAAIAAVGGVLFGFDTGVISGAILYIQQDWGLSSTQESIATSAVLVGAIFGAILGGVLADRLGRKRSIIAGSIAFILGTVILLFSSGLGIFVVGRILIGVAIGLASFIVPMYISELAPEHIRGALVSLNQLFVTLGILVSYGVDNIFSASGDWKAMFAVGLIPAMILLIGITLMPPSPRWLIFKHRTEKAQNVLQKVRGQTNVNSEVKEIELSVKTEAKGLGLFKTGVVKYPLMIGLGLAIFQQITGVNTIIYYAPTIFQFAGLSSASAAIAATTGVGIANFIMTAVALVLVDRVGRRPLLLVGILGMVVSLVVLGAGFVFASGIGGSAVGIITAVSLIAYISFFAIGLGPVFWLLISEIFPLQVRGTAMSFATIANWAANFVITLVFLGLVAVLGQAGTFWLFAVIGVVAFVFTLRLVPETKGLTLEQIESHFRRGGHPRHLGKKDTEQKS; via the coding sequence ATGAGCGGAACCAAACAAAAAATTACTTTTATCCTACTTATTGCCGCTGCGATAGCTGCTGTGGGCGGCGTTCTTTTTGGTTTTGACACGGGCGTCATATCCGGAGCTATTTTGTACATTCAGCAAGACTGGGGGCTCTCGTCAACTCAAGAGTCCATCGCGACTAGTGCAGTTTTGGTTGGCGCCATATTTGGGGCAATACTTGGTGGGGTACTGGCGGACCGTTTGGGGCGTAAGAGGTCCATTATTGCGGGGTCAATCGCCTTCATACTTGGAACCGTTATCTTGCTGTTTTCCAGCGGACTTGGAATATTTGTTGTCGGAAGAATACTCATTGGGGTCGCCATTGGATTAGCCTCCTTTATTGTCCCCATGTACATCTCGGAGCTTGCCCCCGAACACATACGAGGCGCGTTAGTTTCATTAAACCAGCTTTTTGTAACCCTAGGCATTCTCGTATCCTATGGCGTTGACAACATTTTTTCGGCAAGCGGCGACTGGAAGGCCATGTTCGCAGTTGGGTTGATTCCCGCAATGATTCTCCTAATCGGCATAACACTCATGCCTCCTAGTCCTAGATGGCTCATTTTCAAGCACCGAACAGAAAAAGCGCAAAACGTCTTGCAGAAAGTCAGAGGACAAACTAACGTTAATTCTGAAGTGAAGGAAATTGAGCTTTCGGTAAAGACTGAAGCAAAAGGCTTAGGCTTGTTCAAAACTGGCGTAGTCAAATATCCTTTGATGATTGGGCTTGGGTTAGCCATTTTTCAGCAAATCACTGGAGTAAACACCATCATCTATTATGCCCCTACGATTTTTCAGTTTGCGGGGTTATCTTCAGCAAGTGCCGCCATTGCTGCAACAACTGGCGTAGGCATAGCCAATTTCATCATGACAGCCGTAGCGTTGGTTCTGGTTGACAGGGTAGGACGCAGGCCTTTGCTTTTGGTGGGCATACTTGGGATGGTTGTTTCCTTGGTTGTTCTTGGTGCAGGTTTTGTTTTTGCTTCCGGAATTGGTGGTTCTGCCGTTGGGATCATAACGGCTGTTAGCCTTATTGCTTACATTTCATTTTTCGCCATTGGTCTTGGACCCGTTTTCTGGCTTTTAATCTCTGAGATTTTTCCCCTTCAAGTGCGTGGAACCGCAATGAGCTTTGCAACAATAGCTAACTGGGCGGCTAACTTTGTTATCACACTGGTCTTTTTGGGTCTGGTTGCTGTGCTGGGGCAGGCGGGAACCTTTTGGCTCTTTGCTGTAATTGGCGTGGTCGCGTTTGTTTTCACCTTGCGTCTGGTTCCAGAAACCAAAGGGTTGACTTTGGAACAGATTGAGAGTCACTTCAGACGGGGTGGTCACCCAAGGCATCTTGGGAAGAAAGACACAGAACAGAAAAGCTAG
- a CDS encoding integrase: MESQKEREITLTMAGGEGFEPSTPNLGGKKIDGLDVDQFKEYLYNKYCRSYASQILNFVCKNGKDFLENPSKLLTIKPSVRGNALKSMVCLAKYLGCYEEYKGKLKSHGIKWTNEDTAFNGFLSIFSKQHDTLPQWVKEATRVLHDNERLFLRFLATTGLRKNEGITSFNMVIELNSAGKLCEYYNEELNVLEHFKYGKLFLRDTKNAYISFVTKALIKEICRSQPVSNYAIHSRLDRKHLKMRFKELRSYHNSYLRKHGIISELVDVLAGRVPKTVFVRHYLGEEMNAFSNQVLFIEKELETKLLSKLVK; encoded by the coding sequence TTGGAAAGCCAAAAGGAAAGGGAAATAACGTTAACTATGGCGGGCGGGGAGGGATTTGAACCCTCGACCCCCAACTTAGGAGGAAAGAAAATAGATGGCTTGGATGTTGACCAATTCAAAGAATACCTATACAACAAGTACTGCAGGTCATATGCCAGCCAAATACTAAACTTTGTCTGCAAAAACGGTAAAGACTTCTTAGAAAACCCCTCAAAGCTGTTAACCATTAAGCCTTCAGTTAGAGGCAATGCACTCAAGTCAATGGTCTGTTTAGCCAAGTACCTTGGATGCTATGAAGAGTACAAAGGCAAGCTGAAAAGTCACGGAATTAAGTGGACTAATGAAGATACAGCGTTCAACGGCTTTCTAAGCATATTCTCAAAGCAACATGACACCTTGCCCCAATGGGTAAAAGAAGCCACAAGAGTTCTGCATGATAATGAGAGATTATTTCTAAGATTCCTTGCAACCACTGGGCTAAGGAAGAACGAGGGTATAACTTCTTTCAATATGGTTATAGAGCTTAACTCAGCTGGGAAACTCTGCGAATACTACAATGAAGAGCTAAACGTGCTGGAGCACTTCAAATATGGTAAGCTATTTCTAAGAGACACCAAAAATGCCTACATCAGCTTTGTAACTAAAGCCCTGATAAAAGAGATTTGTAGAAGTCAGCCAGTCTCTAATTATGCCATTCATTCTAGGCTAGATCGAAAGCACCTGAAGATGAGATTCAAGGAGCTAAGAAGCTATCACAACAGCTACCTACGAAAGCATGGCATAATCTCAGAGCTGGTAGATGTATTGGCTGGAAGAGTGCCTAAGACGGTATTTGTTAGACACTACTTAGGTGAGGAAATGAATGCATTCAGCAACCAAGTTTTGTTTATAGAAAAAGAATTAGAAACGAAATTGCTTTCTAAACTGGTTAAATAA